One segment of Syngnathus typhle isolate RoL2023-S1 ecotype Sweden linkage group LG9, RoL_Styp_1.0, whole genome shotgun sequence DNA contains the following:
- the LOC133159780 gene encoding probable ribonuclease ZC3H12C, producing MGLRDHVEDGTGHILSPGLDLDYLHVDGPGGPKDGGTVSSAAASASADSGLSDSTNSLDSSSASFSSFFSEESGDSEDERHHNACTQAETQAENPHDCRTKVDFALKLGYSEELVLLVLKKLGPAALINDILGELVKLGTKMDPVGPPRGGSQPLSSSSEYSSSSSLDSCRLLRSNKLLEDKDNFRPVVVDGSNVAMSHGNKEVFSCHGIQLAVDWFLERGHSDVTVFVPAWRKEQSRPDALITDQEVLRQLEKDKVLVFTPSRRVQGRRVVCYDDRFIVKLAYESDGIIVSNDNYRDLANEKPEWKKFIDERLLMYSFVNDKFMPPDDPLGRHGPSLENFLRKRAVIPEHRKQPCPYGKKCTYGHKCKFYHPERGSHPQRSVADELRASAKMSSASSKGQKEDTFTAQNQTWSESGRGTPKKASRSLTELLEDHLRVQSKVEERRGSRINVLGHSVPGRLPFSGNQDGWDYPRSKGMSPSYYRSESPVLGYKTSPIPSLPTPEIPAHFYLEDFQARHQRSDCGTEGGSKTFFPDLILDDRPMCHHLHHHHHPCQNQYNRPLNRTPPGLSQNTSPRIKQVDFDAEESPFQSRSTHMPPTHLPLLRRYPGECHAGTLHPFQTSTFSQCSILPSSLWQEERLQDSRSYHQGSQFPVNRNHSEQHQMNWERRYQQPPRPRYDLFPIQNAASENIWSSPLTNAHLSQRGLAPQTSFFEPLVQSESSSSVPPYQDRRERVFLNLCGIFPMDLVRVVMSRNPSVIDAQELAAAILLEKTQGSS from the exons ATGGGCCTGAGGGACCATGTGGAGGATGGGACAGGCCACATCCTCAGCCCGGGGCTGGATCTGGACTACCTCCATGTGGACGGCCCCGGCGGCCCGAAAGACGGCGGGACGGTTTCGTCCGCAGCCGCGTCGGCTTCGGCGGACTCTGGCCTCAGCGACAGCACCAATAGCTTGGATAGCAGCAGTGCTAGCTTCAGTAGTTTCTTCTCCGAAGAGAGCGGCGATAGCGAAGACGAGCGGCACCACAACGCTTGCACCCAGGCGGAAACCCAGGCGGAGAACCCGCACGACTGTCGCACCAAAGTGGACTTTGCTCTAAAGCTGGGCTACTCAGAAGAACTGGTGTTGCTGGTGCTGAAGAAACTGGGCCCGGCTGCACTTATCAATGACATCCTAGGGGAACTGGTCAAACTGGGAACCAAGATGGATCCGGTGGGGCCGCCCAGAGGCGGATCTCAGCCTCTTTCGTCGTCCTCCGAGTActcgtcttcctcctcgctCGATTCTTGCAGGTTGCTGCGTTCCAACAAACTCCTGGAGGACAAAGACAACTTTCGGCCTGTTGTGGTGGACGGGAGTAACGTGGCCATGAG TCACGGAAACAAGGAGGTGTTCTCCTGTCATGGAATCCAGCTGGCGGTTGATTGGTTCTTAGAGCGAGGACACAGTGACGTCACGGTTTTTGTCCCCGCCTGGAGGAAGGAGCAATCCCGTCCAGATGCTCTGATCACAGACCAGGAGGTCCTGCGGCAACTGGAGAAAGACAAGGTCCTGGTTTTCACGCCATCCCGTCGCGTGCAGGGACGGCGGGTGGTCTGCTACGACGACCGCTTCATCGTCAAGTTGGCCTACGAGTCCGACGGCATCATCGTCTCCAACGACAACTACCGTGACCTGGCCAACGAGAAGCCAGAATGGAAGAAGTTCATCGATGAGCGACTTCTGATGTACTCCTTTGTCAACGACaa ATTCATGCCACCGGACGACCCCCTCGGACGCCACGGACCGAGCTTGGAGAACTTCCTGAGGAAGCGAGCTGTCATTCCAGAACACAGAAAGCAGCCATGTCCTTACG GTAAGAAGTGTACGTATGGTCACAAGTGCAAGTTCTACCACCCGGAACGAGGCAGTCACCCGCAGCGTTCGGTAGCTGACGAGCTCCGGGCCAGCGCCAAAATGTCTTCTGCCTCATCCAAAGGCCAGAAGGAAGACACCTTCACAGCCCAGAACCAGACATGGTCCGAGTCCGGCCGGGGAACTCCAAAGAAAGCATCAAGGTCCCTCACAGAACTCCTGGAGGACCATCTCAGAGTGCAATCCAAAGTAGAGGAACGCAGGGGAAGCCGCATAAATGTCCTTGGGCATTCCGTACCAGGGAGATTGCCTTTCTCAGGAAATCAAGATGGATGGGATTATCCAAGATCCAAAGGAATGAGTCCAAGTTATTACCGATCCGAGTCGCCGGTGCTGGGCTACAAGACCTCACCCATCCCGAGTCTTCCTACTCCGGAGATTCCTGCGCACTTCTATCTGGAAGATTTTCAAGCCAGGCATCAACGATCCGACTGCGGCACTGAAGGCGGCTCCAAGACGTTCTTCCCAGACCTGATTTTGGATGACAGGCCAATGTGCCACcatctccaccaccaccaccacccctgcCAAAATCAGTACAACAGACCCCTGAACCGAACTCCACCCGGTCTGAGCCAGAACACTTCACCAAGAATCAAACAAGTGGATTTTGACGCGGAAGAAAGTCCTTTCCAGTCGCGCTCCACTCACATGCCGCCGACTCATCTGCCACTTCTGAGAAGATACCCAGGAGAATGTCACGCTGGTACCCTTCATCCCTTCCAAACATCCACCTTCTCTCAGTGCTCCATTCTGCCGAGTTCGCTTTGGCAAGAGGAGCGACTCCAGGATTCCAGAAGCTATCACCAAGGCTCCCAGTTTCCCGTCAATCGGAATCATTCTGAGCAACATCAAATGAACTGGGAGCGGCGCTACCAGCAGCCCCCGAGACCACGTTACGATCTCTTCCCAATCCAGAATGCAGCTTCAGAGAACATTTGGTCCTCTCCGTTGACAAATGCACATTTGTCACAGCGTGGACTGGCACCACAGACGTCCTTTTTTGAGCCTCTGGTGCAGTCAGAGTCTTCTTCTTCTGTGCCTCCATACCAAGACCGGCGGGAGAGGGTCTTCCTGAACCTCTGTGGTATTTTCCCCATGGATTTGGTCAGGGTGGTGATGAGCCGGAACCCCAGTGTGATTGATGCGCAGGAGCTGGCTGCTGCCATATTGTTGGAGAAAACTCAGGGTAGTTCTTGA